One genomic window of Malaciobacter molluscorum LMG 25693 includes the following:
- a CDS encoding Fe(3+) ABC transporter substrate-binding protein, which produces MIKKIALSAVLLASSLFASGEVNVYSHRHYDTDKKLFKMFEDKTGIKVNVVKAKASALIKRIETEGKKSPADVLITVDAGRLYQAKKEGILQPIHSDYLIKNIPENLRDKDNEWFGVTIRSRVTAYKIGSGMKDKLSTYEDLADPKFKGQLMVRSSNSIYNQSLMAAMIAHHGKEYAIKWAKGVVSNLASSPKGDDTYQVKAIANGIGTVALVNTYYVGKMAGNNDLSQAESVKQIKIFFPKFKNGGTHINISGAAVAKYAPNKENAIKFIEFLTSKEAQKVFAQENFEYPVLKGVENTDIAKAWGTFTPDNISLNELGKYNKDAVIAFDVAGWK; this is translated from the coding sequence ATGATAAAAAAGATTGCATTAAGTGCAGTATTATTAGCTTCTTCACTATTTGCTAGTGGAGAAGTTAATGTATATTCACATAGACATTATGATACTGATAAAAAATTATTTAAAATGTTTGAAGATAAAACTGGAATTAAAGTTAATGTTGTAAAGGCTAAAGCTAGTGCATTAATAAAAAGAATAGAAACAGAAGGTAAAAAATCACCTGCTGATGTATTAATTACTGTAGATGCAGGAAGATTATATCAAGCAAAAAAAGAAGGTATTTTGCAACCTATACATTCTGATTATTTAATTAAAAATATTCCTGAAAACTTAAGAGATAAAGATAATGAATGGTTTGGTGTAACAATTAGGTCAAGAGTAACTGCATATAAAATTGGTTCAGGAATGAAAGATAAGTTATCAACATATGAAGATTTAGCAGATCCAAAATTTAAAGGTCAATTAATGGTAAGATCTTCAAATAGTATATATAATCAATCTTTAATGGCAGCAATGATTGCACATCATGGTAAAGAGTATGCTATAAAATGGGCTAAAGGGGTTGTTTCAAATTTGGCAAGTTCTCCGAAGGGAGATGATACTTATCAAGTAAAAGCAATAGCAAATGGAATTGGCACTGTAGCATTAGTAAATACTTATTATGTAGGTAAAATGGCTGGGAACAATGATTTATCGCAAGCTGAGTCAGTAAAACAAATTAAAATATTCTTCCCTAAATTCAAAAATGGAGGAACACATATAAATATTAGTGGTGCTGCTGTTGCGAAATATGCACCAAATAAAGAAAATGCTATAAAATTTATTGAATTCTTAACATCAAAAGAAGCACAAAAAGTATTTGCTCAAGAAAACTTTGAATATCCTGTTTTAAAAGGTGTAGAAAATACTGATATTGCAAAAGCTTGGGGAACTTTTACTCCTGATAATATTTCATTAAATGAACTAGGGAAATATAATAAAGATGCAGTTATAGCTTTTGATGTTGCTGGATGGAAATAG
- a CDS encoding ABC transporter permease translates to MKKSISKIKISSVFLTLLISTPAIIIFLYLFIGHSDNWQHLKDTLLFTYISNSLYIMIGVAILTGILGFSTAYLTSIYTFKFSKFFHYALILPFAMPTYIVAYIYGGMFNVAGTVTQFVLRVLDKNINEIPFFDIMSIEGAILVMSFVLYPYVYLICKSYLSFESASIIDAAKTFNLSSWQILRKVIIPISRPAIVAGVTLAVMEAVADFGVVDYYGVNTFVTGIFKTWFGMGSINDAAKLASILMTFVFLLIILERIQRKNKVFKSSGKDFKPINKVKLTGFKSFLAFSVCFIPFFFGFLLPFIQMTYWFAITYKDIIDEEFIKILYQTLTLAIISATIITAMALLFVYNIRKNKDKSSSVLTQIVKLGYSIPGAVIAVGILSFFSFLDKYVIDFFTSSYIISGTILAIIFGYCVRFLAIGINNFEAGFSRIPHTYDDAAKMLNVNERRTFFTIFAPLLKNSAFSAFIIVFIEVIKELPLTMILRPFNYDTLAILALELTQQSQFAESSVPSMFILLIGMISVLLLAKNMNKA, encoded by the coding sequence TTGAAAAAAAGCATTTCAAAAATAAAAATAAGTAGTGTTTTTCTTACACTGCTTATCTCTACTCCTGCTATTATTATATTTTTATACCTATTTATTGGACATAGTGATAATTGGCAACATTTAAAAGACACTCTTCTTTTCACATATATTTCGAACTCATTATATATCATGATAGGTGTTGCTATTTTAACAGGAATTTTAGGATTTAGTACAGCCTATTTAACATCAATATATACATTTAAATTTTCTAAATTCTTTCATTATGCATTAATATTACCATTTGCTATGCCTACATATATTGTCGCATATATTTATGGAGGTATGTTTAATGTAGCAGGAACAGTAACTCAATTTGTATTACGTGTATTAGATAAAAATATAAATGAAATTCCTTTTTTTGATATTATGTCAATTGAAGGTGCTATATTAGTTATGTCTTTTGTACTTTATCCATATGTTTATCTTATTTGTAAAAGCTATTTAAGTTTTGAATCAGCATCAATTATTGATGCCGCAAAAACTTTTAATCTATCTTCTTGGCAAATACTTAGAAAAGTAATTATTCCTATTTCAAGACCAGCAATAGTAGCAGGAGTTACTCTTGCTGTTATGGAAGCAGTTGCAGATTTTGGGGTAGTAGACTATTATGGCGTAAATACTTTTGTAACAGGAATTTTTAAAACTTGGTTTGGAATGGGAAGTATAAATGATGCAGCTAAATTAGCAAGTATCCTTATGACATTTGTATTTTTATTAATAATATTAGAAAGAATACAAAGAAAAAATAAAGTATTCAAAAGCTCAGGAAAAGATTTTAAACCTATTAATAAAGTAAAATTAACTGGATTTAAATCATTTTTAGCTTTTAGTGTATGTTTTATACCATTTTTCTTTGGATTTTTACTTCCTTTTATACAAATGACTTATTGGTTTGCCATAACATATAAAGATATTATAGATGAAGAATTTATTAAGATTTTATATCAAACTCTAACACTTGCAATTATAAGTGCAACAATAATAACTGCAATGGCACTTTTATTTGTATATAATATTAGAAAAAATAAAGATAAAAGTTCTTCAGTTTTAACACAAATTGTAAAACTAGGATATTCAATTCCTGGAGCTGTAATTGCGGTTGGAATCTTATCATTTTTTTCCTTTTTAGATAAATATGTAATAGATTTTTTCACATCTTCATACATAATTAGTGGTACAATTTTAGCAATAATCTTTGGATATTGTGTTAGATTTTTAGCAATAGGAATTAATAATTTTGAAGCAGGTTTTAGTAGAATACCACATACTTATGATGATGCAGCAAAAATGTTAAATGTAAATGAAAGAAGAACTTTTTTTACTATCTTTGCACCTTTATTAAAAAATTCTGCATTTTCAGCATTTATAATAGTTTTTATTGAAGTTATTAAAGAATTACCTTTGACTATGATATTAAGACCTTTTAATTACGATACATTAGCTATTTTAGCATTAGAACTAACTCAACAATCACAATTTGCAGAATCTTCTGTTCCATCAATGTTTATTTTATTAATTGGAATGATTTCTGTTTTATTGTTAGCAAAAAATATGAATAAGGCATAA
- a CDS encoding ABC transporter ATP-binding protein, translating to MVSIENFGVSFGNTKILENINFDVKPGEIVTILGSSGCGKTTILRAIAGLQKEHKGHICIGDECVSSKEIYVKDREVGYIFQDYALFPHLNVSENIAFALFKLSKKEKEKRVDELLEQFNLIDHKKKQIHQLSGGQQQRVAIARALANNPKILLLDEPFSNLDAMLRYKTKIWLKNLIKKLNLSAILVTHDKKEALTVSDKIGVINNKKLLQFDTAQEIFDNPKSLYVANFLCEINQLPNELIKQLDLKIEDSEVAIIKIDKSIVSLEKSNIAVKIIDISFCGDYYELVIELTNFKNHTLIVKMQNISNLNILDNAYLHINKKDIKIINK from the coding sequence ATGGTAAGTATAGAAAACTTTGGTGTTTCATTTGGAAATACAAAAATATTAGAAAATATAAACTTTGATGTAAAACCAGGAGAGATTGTAACAATTTTAGGTTCTAGTGGATGTGGAAAAACTACAATTTTAAGAGCAATTGCAGGATTACAAAAAGAGCATAAAGGGCATATTTGTATAGGAGATGAGTGTGTATCTTCAAAAGAGATATATGTAAAAGATAGAGAAGTTGGATATATTTTTCAAGACTATGCACTCTTTCCTCATCTAAATGTTTCTGAAAATATCGCGTTTGCTTTATTTAAACTATCAAAAAAAGAAAAAGAAAAAAGAGTTGATGAACTTTTAGAACAATTCAATTTAATTGATCATAAAAAGAAACAGATTCATCAATTATCAGGTGGTCAACAACAAAGAGTCGCAATAGCAAGAGCATTAGCAAATAATCCAAAAATTTTATTACTTGATGAACCTTTTTCAAATTTAGATGCAATGCTTAGATATAAAACTAAGATTTGGTTAAAAAATCTTATTAAAAAGCTAAATCTAAGTGCTATTTTGGTTACACATGATAAAAAAGAGGCACTTACAGTTTCTGATAAAATTGGCGTAATTAATAATAAAAAACTTCTTCAATTTGATACAGCACAAGAAATTTTTGATAATCCTAAAAGCTTATACGTAGCAAATTTTTTATGTGAAATAAATCAATTACCAAATGAATTAATTAAACAATTAGATTTAAAAATTGAAGATTCAGAAGTTGCTATTATAAAAATTGATAAATCAATTGTATCCTTAGAAAAAAGTAATATAGCAGTAAAAATTATAGATATATCTTTTTGTGGAGATTATTATGAATTAGTAATAGAACTTACAAACTTTAAAAATCATACATTAATTGTAAAAATGCAAAATATTAGTAATTTAAATATTTTAGATAATGCATATTTACATATAAATAAAAAAGATATAAAAATTATTAATAAATAA
- a CDS encoding menaquinone biosynthesis decarboxylase yields MERAIELLKKHNLLKIIDEELDIYLEIPHVAYVEVKKENSKAILFTNPIDKRNGKKFDIPVLMNVFGSKKAVELFIGQADKIAKEIESLLKMKPPVTFSEKLSTFGKLFALKNTIPKKLKGKGECQQVIKLAEEAKLSDLPILTTWEKDGGPFITMGQVYTTSLNGEMKNLGMYRLQVYDDNTLGMHWQIHKDSNHFFHEYKKAGKKMPVSIGIGGDPMYIWCGQAPLPIGVFELMLYGFVKNKNAQLVKSITNDIYVPKDNDFIIEGFVDTSKMKIEGPFGDHTGYYTLEEEYPFLEVSAITHKKKPTYLATVVGKPPLEDKYMGFATERIFLPLLKTTAPDLIDYYMPENGVFHNLIIAKIKTLYPGHASQMMHAFWGVGQMSFVKHAIFVNEDAPELTEHDEITRYILNRIDIDDMLVSKGVVDALDHSSPKFAVGGKLGLDCTGKEIEELGITLLSDEELFDKISNITDEVKSLKQYYTDTKNPITVISVDKKRNQKHLFEDLKPLYEYIKILVIIDDANQNDVNNSYMLIWRVVNNIDSNRDLYIDSNTICIDGTNKNNLDNFKRRWPGDVDCTKEVIDSLKQRGIIDIDEEFEKRFQL; encoded by the coding sequence ATGGAAAGAGCAATTGAATTATTGAAAAAACATAATTTATTAAAAATTATTGATGAAGAATTAGATATATATTTGGAAATTCCTCATGTTGCATATGTGGAAGTTAAAAAAGAAAATTCAAAAGCTATATTATTTACAAATCCAATTGATAAAAGAAATGGTAAAAAATTTGATATTCCTGTTTTAATGAATGTTTTTGGTTCAAAAAAAGCAGTTGAGCTTTTTATAGGTCAAGCAGACAAAATTGCAAAAGAGATTGAATCTTTATTAAAGATGAAACCTCCTGTAACATTTAGTGAAAAATTATCTACTTTTGGAAAACTATTTGCACTTAAAAATACTATACCAAAAAAATTAAAAGGAAAAGGTGAGTGCCAACAAGTTATAAAACTAGCAGAAGAAGCAAAATTATCTGATTTACCTATTTTAACAACTTGGGAAAAAGATGGAGGTCCTTTCATTACAATGGGACAAGTATATACAACTTCTTTAAATGGTGAGATGAAAAATTTGGGTATGTATAGACTTCAAGTATATGATGATAATACTCTTGGAATGCATTGGCAAATACATAAAGATTCAAATCATTTTTTCCATGAGTATAAAAAAGCAGGTAAAAAAATGCCTGTTTCAATTGGTATAGGAGGAGATCCTATGTATATTTGGTGTGGGCAAGCACCATTACCAATTGGAGTTTTTGAATTAATGTTATATGGATTTGTGAAAAATAAAAATGCACAATTAGTAAAATCAATTACAAATGATATTTATGTACCTAAAGATAATGATTTTATTATTGAAGGTTTTGTAGATACAAGTAAAATGAAAATTGAAGGTCCTTTTGGAGATCATACTGGTTATTATACTTTAGAAGAAGAGTACCCATTTTTAGAAGTAAGTGCTATAACACATAAGAAAAAACCTACTTATTTAGCAACAGTTGTTGGTAAACCACCATTAGAAGATAAATATATGGGATTTGCAACTGAAAGAATATTTTTACCTTTATTAAAAACTACAGCACCTGATTTGATTGATTATTATATGCCTGAAAATGGAGTTTTTCATAATTTAATTATCGCAAAAATAAAAACACTTTATCCTGGACATGCAAGTCAAATGATGCATGCATTTTGGGGAGTGGGGCAAATGAGTTTTGTAAAACATGCAATATTTGTAAATGAAGATGCACCAGAACTTACGGAACATGATGAGATAACAAGATATATTTTAAATAGAATTGATATTGATGATATGCTTGTATCAAAAGGTGTTGTTGATGCATTAGATCATTCAAGTCCAAAATTTGCAGTTGGTGGAAAATTAGGATTAGATTGTACAGGGAAAGAAATAGAAGAACTAGGAATAACTTTATTATCAGATGAAGAGTTATTTGATAAAATATCTAATATCACTGATGAGGTAAAAAGTTTAAAACAATATTATACAGATACAAAAAACCCAATTACTGTAATTAGTGTAGATAAAAAAAGAAATCAAAAACATCTTTTTGAAGATTTAAAACCATTATATGAATATATTAAAATCTTAGTAATTATAGATGATGCAAATCAAAATGATGTAAATAATTCTTATATGTTAATATGGCGAGTTGTTAATAATATAGATTCAAATAGAGATTTATATATAGATTCAAATACAATTTGTATTGATGGAACAAATAAAAATAATTTAGACAATTTTAAAAGAAGATGGCCTGGAGATGTAGATTGTACTAAAGAAGTAATTGATTCATTAAAACAAAGAGGTATTATTGATATTGATGAAGAGTTTGAAAAAAGATTTCAATTATAA
- a CDS encoding MalY/PatB family protein: protein MINYNFDEKIDRKNTDCVKYDGLKKFFNVDDAKPLWVADMDFKTPDFILEDLKKCFDKQILGYPIITDRIYESIIYWYKKRHNINSFSKDDIQFTTGVVTALSACIEALSNEEDEVIIQTPVYFPFYSVVKDNNRKLILNPLTNENDYYTMDFENLKSKISKKTKLLILCSPHNPVGRVWSKEELEELMQICYENNIIIISDEIHSDLVFKKFTSILHLDEKYFDNIVLLNSPSKTFNLAGLKSSYIITKNNKIRASIEKILIKRHITTPNIFGIESIASSYNKGEQWLDMLLKYIKNNLEILNNNLNDNITFKEPEATYLIWLNFKKIEDTHKNIFQRLLHNSGLALNDGITFGEEGNKYFRLNISLPNKELKEALIELNNEFS, encoded by the coding sequence ATGATTAATTATAATTTTGATGAAAAAATAGATAGAAAAAACACTGATTGTGTTAAATATGATGGATTGAAAAAATTTTTCAATGTAGATGATGCAAAACCACTTTGGGTTGCAGATATGGATTTCAAAACTCCAGATTTTATTTTAGAAGATTTAAAAAAATGTTTTGATAAACAAATACTTGGTTATCCAATAATAACAGATAGAATATATGAAAGTATAATATATTGGTATAAAAAAAGACATAATATAAACTCTTTTTCAAAAGATGATATACAATTTACAACTGGTGTTGTAACTGCATTAAGTGCTTGTATTGAAGCTTTAAGTAATGAAGAAGATGAAGTTATAATTCAAACACCTGTATATTTTCCATTTTATTCAGTTGTAAAAGATAACAATAGGAAACTAATATTAAATCCTTTAACAAATGAAAACGATTACTATACAATGGATTTTGAAAATTTAAAAAGTAAAATAAGTAAAAAAACTAAATTACTTATTTTGTGTTCTCCCCATAATCCAGTAGGAAGAGTTTGGAGTAAAGAAGAGTTGGAAGAACTTATGCAAATTTGTTATGAAAATAATATAATAATAATAAGTGATGAAATTCATTCTGATTTAGTTTTTAAGAAATTTACTTCAATTTTACATTTAGATGAAAAATATTTTGACAATATTGTTTTACTTAACTCACCTAGTAAAACATTTAACTTAGCAGGATTAAAAAGTTCATATATTATTACTAAAAATAATAAAATAAGAGCTTCAATTGAAAAGATCTTAATAAAAAGACATATAACTACACCAAATATTTTTGGGATTGAATCTATAGCTTCTTCTTACAATAAAGGTGAGCAATGGTTAGATATGTTACTAAAATACATAAAAAATAATCTTGAAATATTAAATAATAATTTAAATGATAATATCACTTTTAAAGAACCAGAAGCAACATATTTAATTTGGTTAAATTTCAAAAAAATAGAAGATACTCATAAAAATATATTCCAAAGACTTCTTCATAATAGCGGTCTAGCCTTAAATGATGGAATTACATTTGGGGAAGAAGGGAATAAATATTTTAGATTAAATATATCTCTTCCAAATAAAGAATTAAAAGAGGCGTTAATAGAATTAAATAATGAATTTAGTTAA
- a CDS encoding NADH-quinone oxidoreductase subunit A — protein MSTELLLSASVFVIMGLVLVSVFVLTRYLGPNNKDDKQKNTVYESGVSNPVGTTNLRFSIKFYLVAILFVIFDVEIIFMFPWAVNIRELGFLGLAEMFMFMALLFAGLIYIYKKKALSWD, from the coding sequence ATGTCAACAGAACTACTTTTATCAGCAAGTGTCTTTGTTATAATGGGCCTAGTTTTAGTATCAGTTTTTGTATTAACTAGATACTTAGGACCAAATAATAAAGATGATAAACAAAAAAATACAGTATACGAAAGTGGGGTTTCTAACCCAGTAGGTACAACAAATCTAAGATTTTCTATCAAATTCTATCTTGTAGCAATCCTTTTTGTTATTTTTGATGTTGAAATTATTTTTATGTTCCCTTGGGCAGTAAATATTAGAGAACTAGGATTTTTAGGACTTGCAGAAATGTTTATGTTTATGGCATTGTTATTTGCAGGATTAATTTATATATATAAGAAAAAGGCGTTATCATGGGATTAG
- a CDS encoding NADH-quinone oxidoreductase subunit B: MGLGAESSFGDSIITTKLDHAVNWGRSYSLWPMVFGTACCGIEFMSVVGAKYDLSRFGAEVVRFSPRQADLMIVAGTITYKQAPILKKIYDQMCEPKWVISMGACACSGGFYDNYTTVQGIDEIIPVDEYVSGCPPRPEAVLDAVMRIQEKAQKESVLDDREKRDHKGFLDA; this comes from the coding sequence ATGGGATTAGGAGCGGAGTCTTCATTTGGTGATTCTATAATCACTACAAAATTAGATCATGCAGTAAACTGGGGTAGATCTTATTCATTATGGCCTATGGTTTTTGGAACGGCATGTTGTGGTATTGAGTTTATGTCTGTAGTTGGTGCAAAATATGATTTATCTAGATTTGGTGCAGAAGTTGTTAGATTTTCACCAAGACAAGCAGATTTAATGATTGTTGCAGGAACTATTACATACAAACAAGCGCCAATTTTAAAGAAAATCTATGATCAAATGTGTGAGCCTAAATGGGTTATTTCAATGGGAGCATGTGCATGTTCAGGAGGTTTCTACGATAACTATACAACTGTGCAAGGAATTGATGAGATTATTCCAGTAGATGAATATGTATCAGGATGTCCTCCAAGACCAGAAGCAGTTTTAGATGCAGTTATGAGAATTCAAGAAAAAGCCCAAAAAGAATCAGTTCTAGATGATAGAGAAAAAAGGGATCACAAAGGATTTTTAGATGCATAA
- a CDS encoding NADH-quinone oxidoreductase subunit D, whose amino-acid sequence MHKNELLINSSEIRNTISKLKNDGYTLLLDITAIDYLNYPDATNSRFAVVYVLRDHTFKKFITVKTFVDDSTLTVDTISDMFYSANWAERETYDQYGIIFKGHPNLKRVLNHHQFKGHPLRKDYPTTKRQICTETESLMDEMTPLLESYGYSKEEHEDLMFLNVGPSHPASHGTIRNFVAMEGETIKACVTEVGYLHRGFEKSCESHTYSQVIPYTDRLNYCSAILNNIGYSKAVEEMLDIQITPRAKMIRIIIGELSRIIDHLVCNAANMVDLGGLTNFWYLFAPRDKTYDLLSKLTGARLTNTYTRIGGLEFDLYDGFEKDLDEVIKDIEKGIADALSLVEHNKIFLDRTQDVGVIKEDFAISAGITGPNLRASGVAFDLRKNAPYYGYENFEFDIVIGSHGDVYDRIMVKFEEIRQSIRIIKQAMKELPDGPLNVDDQGVFLPAKKDVYGNIEGLMNQFKLTFEGIKVPKGEYYGSTEGANGELGFHITSDGSGTPYKIKCRPPCFYSLGAYARIVEGGMLADAIVTMASMNFIAGEFDR is encoded by the coding sequence ATGCATAAAAACGAATTATTAATCAATTCTAGTGAAATAAGAAATACTATTAGTAAACTTAAAAATGATGGATATACACTTTTATTAGATATCACTGCAATTGATTATTTGAATTATCCAGATGCTACAAATAGTAGATTTGCTGTAGTTTATGTATTAAGAGATCATACTTTCAAGAAATTTATTACTGTAAAAACTTTTGTTGATGATTCGACTTTAACTGTTGATACAATTTCAGATATGTTTTACAGTGCTAACTGGGCAGAAAGAGAAACTTATGACCAATATGGAATAATATTCAAAGGTCATCCAAACTTAAAAAGAGTTTTAAATCATCACCAATTTAAAGGTCATCCGTTAAGAAAAGATTACCCAACGACTAAAAGACAAATCTGTACAGAAACAGAAAGTTTAATGGATGAAATGACTCCATTATTAGAATCTTATGGTTATTCAAAAGAGGAACATGAAGATTTAATGTTTTTAAATGTGGGACCATCTCATCCAGCAAGTCATGGTACTATTAGAAACTTCGTTGCTATGGAAGGTGAAACAATAAAAGCCTGTGTAACAGAAGTAGGATATCTACATAGAGGTTTTGAAAAATCTTGTGAATCACATACTTACTCACAAGTAATTCCATATACTGATAGATTAAATTATTGTAGTGCAATATTAAATAATATTGGATATTCAAAAGCTGTTGAAGAGATGTTAGATATACAAATAACACCAAGAGCTAAAATGATAAGGATAATTATTGGTGAATTAAGTAGAATTATTGATCACTTAGTTTGTAATGCAGCAAATATGGTTGACCTTGGTGGATTAACAAACTTTTGGTATTTATTTGCACCAAGAGATAAAACATATGATTTATTGTCAAAATTAACTGGTGCTAGATTGACTAATACTTATACTAGAATTGGTGGATTAGAATTTGATTTATATGATGGATTTGAAAAAGATCTTGATGAAGTAATTAAGGATATTGAAAAAGGTATAGCAGATGCTTTATCTTTAGTAGAACATAATAAGATATTCTTAGATAGAACACAAGATGTAGGAGTAATAAAAGAAGATTTTGCGATTAGTGCAGGTATAACTGGACCAAATTTAAGAGCTTCTGGAGTTGCATTTGATTTAAGAAAAAATGCTCCTTATTATGGTTATGAAAATTTTGAGTTTGATATTGTTATTGGAAGTCATGGAGATGTTTATGACAGAATAATGGTTAAATTTGAAGAGATAAGACAGTCAATTAGAATAATAAAACAAGCAATGAAAGAACTACCAGATGGACCATTAAATGTTGATGATCAAGGTGTATTTTTACCTGCTAAAAAAGATGTTTATGGAAATATCGAAGGATTAATGAATCAATTTAAATTAACTTTTGAAGGAATTAAAGTTCCTAAAGGAGAATATTATGGTTCAACAGAAGGTGCTAATGGTGAACTAGGATTTCATATCACAAGTGATGGTTCTGGAACACCTTACAAAATAAAATGTAGACCGCCATGTTTTTATTCGTTAGGTGCTTATGCAAGAATTGTAGAAGGCGGAATGTTAGCTGATGCTATTGTAACAATGGCAAGTATGAACTTTATTGCAGGGGAGTTTGATAGATAA
- a CDS encoding NADH-quinone oxidoreductase subunit NuoE family protein yields MSKFKYTPENEAKFQEQIKRYPNSNSMMLPALWLVQEQEGWVSPDAMIFVAEKLNKAPIEVYEFATFYTMFNLKPIGTYHIELCKTLSCMVMGSKDLKKFIKDTIGIGPGETSEDGLFHFSEVECLGACGGAPMFALNGEYHENQSIDSLKKVIEECRNASKSSK; encoded by the coding sequence ATGAGTAAATTTAAATATACACCTGAAAATGAAGCAAAGTTTCAAGAACAGATAAAAAGATATCCAAATAGTAATTCAATGATGCTTCCTGCTTTATGGTTAGTACAAGAGCAAGAGGGATGGGTAAGTCCAGATGCTATGATATTTGTTGCAGAGAAATTAAATAAAGCTCCAATTGAAGTTTATGAATTTGCAACATTTTACACAATGTTTAATCTAAAACCAATTGGTACATATCATATTGAATTGTGTAAAACTTTATCTTGTATGGTAATGGGTAGCAAAGATTTGAAGAAATTCATTAAAGATACAATTGGAATTGGTCCTGGAGAAACAAGTGAAGATGGACTTTTTCATTTTAGTGAGGTAGAATGTTTAGGAGCATGTGGTGGTGCTCCAATGTTTGCATTAAATGGAGAATATCATGAGAATCAAAGTATTGATTCTTTAAAAAAAGTAATTGAGGAGTGTAGAAATGCTAGTAAAAGTAGTAAGTAA